A genomic segment from Propionibacteriaceae bacterium ZF39 encodes:
- a CDS encoding peptidase E produces MTTHIVAMGGGGFSMSSNGAVTHLDRYIVNLSDAKTPHVCFVPTASADDPRYINSFLTAYAPMGVRTSVLTLWENASDSIKRAAHEADVLLVGGGSTVNLVALWEAHGLTHTIRDVMKDRNIVLAGISAGANVWFQACSTDSFGPTLRPWHGGMGLIKGSFCPHFDGEQNRAPDFASWIAEGRLPDGYGADDGAAVHVQVDGKTRYVAERRNAHVHRVYGSFTPTTSGVIVEPLKTKLI; encoded by the coding sequence ATGACTACGCACATCGTGGCCATGGGAGGCGGGGGCTTCTCCATGTCCAGCAATGGTGCAGTGACGCACCTGGATCGCTACATCGTCAATCTGAGCGATGCCAAGACTCCTCATGTGTGCTTCGTCCCGACGGCCTCGGCCGACGACCCGCGCTACATCAACAGTTTCCTGACGGCGTACGCCCCGATGGGCGTCCGCACGAGCGTCCTCACCCTGTGGGAGAACGCCAGCGACTCGATCAAGCGCGCGGCGCATGAGGCCGATGTGCTCCTGGTCGGCGGTGGTTCGACGGTGAACCTCGTCGCGCTCTGGGAGGCCCACGGGCTGACCCACACGATCCGCGACGTGATGAAGGACCGCAACATCGTGCTGGCGGGCATCTCGGCCGGGGCCAACGTCTGGTTCCAGGCGTGCTCCACCGATTCGTTCGGGCCGACGCTGCGGCCGTGGCACGGCGGAATGGGCCTCATCAAAGGGTCGTTCTGTCCCCACTTCGACGGCGAGCAGAACCGCGCCCCCGACTTCGCGAGCTGGATCGCCGAGGGTCGGCTGCCCGATGGCTATGGGGCCGACGACGGAGCCGCTGTGCACGTCCAGGTCGACGGCAAGACCCGTTATGTCGCCGAGCGCCGCAATGCCCACGTCCATCGCGTCTATGGCAGCTTCACGCCCACCACCTCCGGTGTCATCGTCGAGCCGCTGAAGACCAAACTGATCTGA